From Candidatus Zixiibacteriota bacterium:
TTGAAGGTCTCAAAGACCGCACAGTCGGAATTCCTGTCGGCGCCGGTTTCTTCTATGGCCTGACAGCCTCTAATGGCAAGCTCTTTTTTATGTCGCGGTCGGAAGACGGTAAAACCTCACTGAAGGTGTTCGACATGAAAGACCGCGAGGAAGAGACCGTGATCTCCGGCATCAGCTCCTACGCGCTTTCGGCTGATGGTAAAAAAATCCTTTACAGGGCCGGCAAAAACTATGGAATTGTCGATGCTCAAAAGGGTCAGAAAGCTGGTGATGGAAAGCTATCCCTGTCTGATTTGAAGGTCAGGACAGCCCCCGAAGCGGAATGGGAGCAGATGTTCACCGATGCCTGGCGGTTGATGAGGGATTTCTTCTACGATCCGAATATGCATGGAGTTGACTGGAAGAAGATGAAGGATCGCTACGGCGCCATGCTTCCCTGGGTGGCTCATCGCAGTGACCTGAATTATCTTCTGGGCGAAATGGTGGGTGAGTTGAGCGTCTCGCACGCCTATGTATCCGGCGGTGAATACGAGCGACCCGATGATCGCAATATCGGTCTTCTGGGAGTCGACCTTGTTGTCGAACCGGGAAGCCGTTATTACCGCATCGACAAGATCTATCCCGGCAAGAACTGGTACAGGCGGGATAAATCCCCCCTCAAAAAGCCGGGGGTGGATGTCAAAGAAGGGGATTACCTGATCGCGGTCAACCGTCAGGAGATCCAGGTGCCCGACAATCCCTACCCGTATTTCGAGCAAACCTCCCGCAAACAGACCCTGGTGGCAATTAACGATAGACCCGGCCTTGAAGGCGCCAGAGAATATATGGTTATACCGACTCCCTCAGAATGGCGCCTGCGTCATTACGACTGGGTTGAAAATAATCGTCGCAAAGTCAGTGAAGCCACCGACGGACGCGTTGGATATATCCATGTACCCAACACCGGGGGTGAGGGTTTAAATGAATTCATGCAGGGTTTTCTGGCCCAGTCCCGCAAAGACGGTCTGATAGTCGATGTTCGTCACAACCAGGGCGGTATGATTCCGGATATGTTCGTGGAACGACTCAGCAGGAAGATCCTGAGTTACTGGGCTACCCGCGATATGGTTATCAATCGTACACCCAATAAGGCTTTTCTGGGGCCGATGGTTTGTATTATCGATGAGTTCGCTGGCTCTGGTGGCGATGCTTTCCCGTATTATTTCCGCGAACTGGGGCTGGGACCGCTGATCGGCAATACTACCTGGGGTGGTTTGGTTGGGATCAGCAGAAATGTCCCGCTGATGGATGGCGGTCGAGTGACATTTCCTGAATTCGCGTTTATCAATCTGCAGGGTGAATGGGATGTCGAAAACGAGGGCGTCGAGCCTGATATCCCGGTCGACAATCGTCCCGACCTGGTAATTTCCGGTCAGGATCCACAACTCGAGAAAGCGATCGAGGTAATACTGAAACAGCTCCGAGAAAATCCTCCCGAAGAACCTGATAAACCGGAGTTTCCTATTCGTAACTGATTTTACCACTATCAAAGACAAAAACGGCGGTCTTTAGTACCGCCGTTTTTGCTTGCAAAATTAACGGACTTACAAAAGTCCCGGAAAATCGATTCCACCCTCGCGAAGTTTGTCTATTTCAGGTAATTTGTTTCTGCGCATGAGCTCGTGAACAGCCGCCAGGTCACGATCCCATCCGGCCCCCAGGCATCCCCGCACCTGGCCATCCTTTACAAAAAACGCCAGAAACTTGCGCCTTTGCAGGTTGCCGTCGATGATGATCTCGTCCCAGTTACGGCAGTAACCGATATAGCGCAGTTGCATTCCAACCTGGTTGGTCCAGAAAAACGGCGCGCTACGGTAAGGTACGTCTTTACCGAGCATATTGTCGGCGGCGGTGTGGCCCTGTTGTTCGGCGGTGCGCCAGTGTTCGATCCTGATCCGCTCACCGGTTTGCCAGTAGGGAAAACTGGCGATATCGCCGGTGGCGTAAACATTCTCGGTGGCCTGAAAACGATCGTCCACCTCTATTGCACCGGACTCATCGAGTTTCACTCCCTCGATCATGCCTGTCTTGGGAGCGACCCCGACTGCGACTATAACCATATCGGTTTCAATCGTTTCGCCGTTGTCCAGGACGACCTCCGTGACTTTTTTCGAGCCCTTGAACTCAGTTGGTTTGGCTCCCAGCTTGAATTCAGTACCGGCATCCTGGTGAGCCAGTTTGATCATTTTGCCGATTTCCAAACCGACGATTTTCTCCATCGGCACCTGATCCGGCGAAACCACGGTGACAGCGATTTTACGCTTGCGCAGACTGTAGGCTACCTCCATTCCGATAAACCCGGAACCGATCAGCACCACCCGCTTGACTTCTTTTAACCGCTCGATGATATCGTCGGCATCGGAATATTCACGCAGAGTCATAACGTTTTCGAGTTCATTGCCCGGAATATCGAGAGTTTTCGGCTCGCCACCCATGGCCAACAGCAGGCTGTCACAACTGATATTACTGCCATCGGCAAATTCCAGCTTCCTCGTACCGGCATCAACTTTCGTGACCTGTTTGTCTAACCACAACTCGATATCGTTGTTTTTATAATAATCTTCGTCACGCAGGGGCATCCACTCCGGTTCAGCTTCGCCCATCAGGTATTCTTTGCTGAGATTTGGACGATCGTAAGGAAGCTTCCTTTCATGAGTGATCATGATCAATCGTCCCCGGAAACCGTTTTCACGTAATGTCTGGGCGGCGGAATGGCCGGCCGCACCGGCCCCGACGATTACAAATGTGCGCGAATCTGATTCAGCATCATATTTTCCCCGGGCCGGCGGTCGTGAAGCCGGAATCTCTTGCGGAAGCTTAACATAAACCCGGCCTTCTGAAACCGATGTTTCGTAGCTTTGAAGGTGATCGCGGGAAGGTGGCTCCAGAAGATCGCCGTTGGTGATGTTAAAAGCCGCATGATGCCACTGGCAGACCAGCCTGTCTTCGGAGAGCACACCTTTTTCGAGCGGTGCGCCGTAATGAGGGCATGATCCGCTGGCGGCAAAAAACTTACCATCCTTGCGAGCAATCACGATTTTTTGGCCCTCGAATTCAAAGCCCTTCATCTGACCATCAGCTAACTCATCCTGCTTACATACTTCTATTTCTCTGAATTCCATCTCTCACCTCATCAAATTGAATCATAAAACAATTATCAAATCACGTGCATTTCCGATATAATAACCATAACATCACAATTATGGATATGTTTAACATAATTTGAAAAAGATATGCGAGATTATGCCAATCCTGATATCATAGACCTCTCAAATTATTTTTTTAACAAAAGAACATAGATTTATTTTTTATGTTATAGACTTTATAAAAAGCGGGTGGCATCTGCTTTCAGTCCGGAAATATAATTCTGATCGACAGCAATTTGCCCCGAAAACATAAGAGGAATCTATATGGCAGACAACGATAACGTCAAAAACGCTAAAGAGATAGAATTTGAAAACCGGGAATGGCTGGAATCGCTCGAATATGTCTATAACGAGCAGGGTGCGTCTCGTGTACGGGATCTGCTCCGCAGGCTCCAGGTTCATGCCCAGGAGCATGGCGTATCGGATCATTTCTCCGCCAACACTCCCTATATAAACACGATTCCGCTCGAGGACCAGCCGGTTTTTCCGGGAAGCCGAGAAATCGAACGCCGTATAAAAAGCATCATTCGCTGGAACGCTATGGCGATGGTCGTGCGGGCCAACCGCCAGGAGAGTGGTATCGGCGGGCATATTTCAACCTATGCTTCATCGGCGACATTGTTCGAGATCGGTTTTAACCATTTTTTCCGAGCCAAAAACGACGATCATCCCGGCGATATAGTCTATTTTCAGGGCCATGCTTCACCTGGTGTCTACGCTCGAGCTTTTCTGGAAGGACGAATCAAAAAACAACAACTCGAAAATTTCCGGCGTGAATTCGCCTCCGGAGGCGGTCTGCCGTCGTATCCCCACCCAAGGCTGATGCCTGATTTCTGGCAGTTTCCGACCGTGTCGATGGGGCTCTCACCTTTGATGGCGATCTATCAGGCTCGTTATAACCGCTACCTGCAGGATCGCGGAATCATCCCGGAGACCGACCAGAAAGTCTGGGCTTTTCTGGGTGATGGCGAACTTGATGAGCCGGAGTCGCTAGGGGCGATTACCCTGGCCTCGCGCGAAAAGCTCAATAACCTGATCTTCGTGATCAACTGCAACCTCCAGAGGCTGGACGGTCCTGTCAGGGGCAATGGCAAAATCATCCAGGAGCTGGAAGCCGCCTTCCGTGGCGCTGGCTGGAACGTGATCAAGGTCATCTGGGGCGATGACTGGGATCCTTTATTGGCGGCCGATTCGAGCGGACTTCTGAAAAAGAGGATGGAGGAAGTTCCCGACGGCCAGTACCAGAAATATACGGTTTCCTCGGGTGATTATATTCGTCAGGATTTCTTTGCCAAGTATCCGCAGGTATTGGAGCTGGTCAAAAAATATTCCGATGAGCAACTGACCCGTCTCCGTCGTGGTGGCCATGATCCGGAAAAAGTCTACGCCGCTTACAAATCCGCAGTCAATCACTCTGAACAGCCAACAGTAATTCTGGCTAAAACCGTCAAGGGCTACGGTCTGGGGGAAGCTGGCGAGGGTCGCAATGTCAACCATCAGCAGAAAAAGCTCAACGAGGAGGAGATGCGTCAGTTCCGGAGCCGTTTCGGTATCCCGATACCTGACAGCGACATACCTGAAGCGCCGTTTTACTGTCCGGCGCCCGATTCGGAAGAGATGAAGTACGTCAAGGAACGTCGCAAAGAACTGGGAGGATACGTTCCCCGGCGAATTGTCACGGTCGATCCGATTGAACCGGTCGATGAGAAGATCTTTACTGAATTTCATAAGGGCACCAAGGAGCGCGAGGTGGCGACTACCATGGTGTTCGTCCATTTGCTTTCCAAACTGCTGGCAGATAAGAAGATCGGTAAATATATAGTACCTATCGTGCCGGATGAAGCGCGTACATTCGGGATGGAATCGCTGTTTCGAAAGGTCGGGATTTATTCGCACGCGGGGCAGAATTATGAACCCGTTGATAAAGAAATTTTGCTGTATTATAAGGAAGCTAAAGACGGCCAGATACTCGAGGAGGGGATCACAGAAGCTGGTTCGATGTCGTCCTTTATCGCCGCCGGAACGTCGCATATCACCCATGATAAAAACATGATACCGTTTTTTATCTTCTATTCGATGTTCGGCTTCCAGCGTATCGGTGATTTAATCTGGGCCGCCGGGGATATCATGGCGCGTGGATTCCTGCTGGGCGGAACCGCCGGCAGAACCACTCTGGCAGGCGAAGGGCTTCAGCACCAGGACGGCCACAGCCATCACCTGGCCTACTCAGTACCAAGTATTCATGCCTACGATCCGGCCTATGCTTATGAGCTGGCGGTGATTATTCAGGAGGGTGTCAGGAGGATGTTTGTCAAACAGGAAGATATTATTTATTACCTGACTGTGATGAACGAGTTCTACAAGATGCCACCTATGCCAAAGGGCTCCGAGGAGGGTATCCTGAAAGGAATCTACAAGTTCAAGCCCTCGGAAAATAAGCGCAAAAAGTACAAAGCCCACCTTTTCGGGTCAGGTTCGATTTTAAATGAAGCAATTGAAGCCCAGAAGATCCTCGAAAACGATTTTGGAATTGCTGCCGATGTCTGGAGCGTCACCAGCTATAAGGAACTTTATGTCGATGCTGTTGACGCTGAACGTGAGAATCTGCGCAATTTCGACAACGAGGAGCGTAAACCCTATATCACCGAGATTCTTCAAAAAGAGAACGGCATCTTCGTGGCCGCTTCCGATTACCTCAAATCGCTTCCGGCTTCGATTGCCAAATGGGTGCCGGGTCCGATGGCTGTCCTTGGAACGGACGGGTTCGGGCGTTCCGAGTCGAGGCAGGCCCTGCGCGATTTCTTTGAAGTCGATGCCCGTCATATCGCTTACACGGCAGTCGTGATGATGGCCAGAGAGGGTAAAACTAAACAGTCGGATGTCAAAAAAGCTCGTAAAAAACTGGATATAGATTTAGATAAGGTCAATCCCATGATGGCATAGAAGAGGTCAGTTATGAAAGACATAAAAATTCCCGATATTGGCGAAAATGTTGATTCTGGCGATGTTGTCTCGGTTTTAGTCTCCGAGGGTGATATGGTCGAGGCGGACCAGGGTATAATCGAGGTCGAAACCGATAAAGCCGTGGTTGAAATTCCCTCGCCCGATTCAGGCAAAATTGTGGAGATCGCCGTTTCTGAGGGGGATACGATCAAGCCGGGTCAGACGATCGGAAAACTCGATCCTGAAGGCGAAGCTGAAGAAAAGACCGAAAAAGCTGAAGAAGCTGAGGAAGATAAAGAACCCGAAGAAGAAAAAGCTTCGAAAAAAGAGGAAAAGCAAGAGCAGGAGAAAGAGAAAGAACAGAAGGCCAAAGCCAAACAAAAAGAGCAGAAAAAACAAGAAAAACAGGAAGAAGCCAAGCGTGATGAGGTAGAGACCGGGAAAGAAACCGCAAAGGAAAAAGAGAAAAAAGCAGAGCCGAAAGAGAGCGGCAAATCCGCCCCGGCGGCGCCCTCGGTACGAAGGCTGGCTCGGGAGCTTGGTGTCGAGATCGGCAATGTCTCCGGATCCGGACCTGGTGGAAGGATCACCTCCGAGGATGTTAAAAATCATGTCCGTGGCCTGGTCGAGGGCAAAACACCGTCAGCGACTCCCCAAAAACCGATTGAAGCGGGACAGCCTGAGCTTCCTGATTTCAGCAAATGGGGTGAAATCCGACGCGAAAAAGCCTCGAAAATCAGGTCGGCGATCGCCAAAGGGACCTCGCATTCATGGAACCTGATCCCGCATGTGACACAGTTCGATCGAGCCGATGTAACGCAGGTCGAAAAATTCCGCAAAAATCATGGCAAAAAAGCCGAGGTTGCCGGTGGTAAGCTGACGATTACCCCGATTTTGATTAAGGTGATTACGGCCGCATTAAAAGAGTTTCCACGCTTTAACACTTCTCTCGACCTCGAAAATGGCGAGCTGATCTACAAAAACTACTACCATATAGGAGTCGCTGTCGACACCAGCCATGGCCTTTTGATGCCGGTTATCAAGGATGCCGACCAGAAGAGTCTTCTCGAACTCTCGGTCGAAATAGTCGAGCTGGTCAAAAAGGCTTACGACCGCAAAATCAGCCAGGATGAGCTCGATGGCGGAACATTTACAATTTCAAACCAGGGTGGAATCGGCGGAACCGATTTCACACCATTGATTTACTGGCCTCAGGCGGCGATTC
This genomic window contains:
- the aceE gene encoding pyruvate dehydrogenase (acetyl-transferring), homodimeric type, which codes for MADNDNVKNAKEIEFENREWLESLEYVYNEQGASRVRDLLRRLQVHAQEHGVSDHFSANTPYINTIPLEDQPVFPGSREIERRIKSIIRWNAMAMVVRANRQESGIGGHISTYASSATLFEIGFNHFFRAKNDDHPGDIVYFQGHASPGVYARAFLEGRIKKQQLENFRREFASGGGLPSYPHPRLMPDFWQFPTVSMGLSPLMAIYQARYNRYLQDRGIIPETDQKVWAFLGDGELDEPESLGAITLASREKLNNLIFVINCNLQRLDGPVRGNGKIIQELEAAFRGAGWNVIKVIWGDDWDPLLAADSSGLLKKRMEEVPDGQYQKYTVSSGDYIRQDFFAKYPQVLELVKKYSDEQLTRLRRGGHDPEKVYAAYKSAVNHSEQPTVILAKTVKGYGLGEAGEGRNVNHQQKKLNEEEMRQFRSRFGIPIPDSDIPEAPFYCPAPDSEEMKYVKERRKELGGYVPRRIVTVDPIEPVDEKIFTEFHKGTKEREVATTMVFVHLLSKLLADKKIGKYIVPIVPDEARTFGMESLFRKVGIYSHAGQNYEPVDKEILLYYKEAKDGQILEEGITEAGSMSSFIAAGTSHITHDKNMIPFFIFYSMFGFQRIGDLIWAAGDIMARGFLLGGTAGRTTLAGEGLQHQDGHSHHLAYSVPSIHAYDPAYAYELAVIIQEGVRRMFVKQEDIIYYLTVMNEFYKMPPMPKGSEEGILKGIYKFKPSENKRKKYKAHLFGSGSILNEAIEAQKILENDFGIAADVWSVTSYKELYVDAVDAERENLRNFDNEERKPYITEILQKENGIFVAASDYLKSLPASIAKWVPGPMAVLGTDGFGRSESRQALRDFFEVDARHIAYTAVVMMAREGKTKQSDVKKARKKLDIDLDKVNPMMA
- a CDS encoding biotin/lipoyl-binding protein, with product MKDIKIPDIGENVDSGDVVSVLVSEGDMVEADQGIIEVETDKAVVEIPSPDSGKIVEIAVSEGDTIKPGQTIGKLDPEGEAEEKTEKAEEAEEDKEPEEEKASKKEEKQEQEKEKEQKAKAKQKEQKKQEKQEEAKRDEVETGKETAKEKEKKAEPKESGKSAPAAPSVRRLARELGVEIGNVSGSGPGGRITSEDVKNHVRGLVEGKTPSATPQKPIEAGQPELPDFSKWGEIRREKASKIRSAIAKGTSHSWNLIPHVTQFDRADVTQVEKFRKNHGKKAEVAGGKLTITPILIKVITAALKEFPRFNTSLDLENGELIYKNYYHIGVAVDTSHGLLMPVIKDADQKSLLELSVEIVELVKKAYDRKISQDELDGGTFTISNQGGIGGTDFTPLIYWPQAAILGVSRAEMRPVFDDGEFVPRLILPLSLSYDHRIIDGADAARFLSWVVEALENPFLMDLG
- a CDS encoding Rieske 2Fe-2S domain-containing protein produces the protein MEFREIEVCKQDELADGQMKGFEFEGQKIVIARKDGKFFAASGSCPHYGAPLEKGVLSEDRLVCQWHHAAFNITNGDLLEPPSRDHLQSYETSVSEGRVYVKLPQEIPASRPPARGKYDAESDSRTFVIVGAGAAGHSAAQTLRENGFRGRLIMITHERKLPYDRPNLSKEYLMGEAEPEWMPLRDEDYYKNNDIELWLDKQVTKVDAGTRKLEFADGSNISCDSLLLAMGGEPKTLDIPGNELENVMTLREYSDADDIIERLKEVKRVVLIGSGFIGMEVAYSLRKRKIAVTVVSPDQVPMEKIVGLEIGKMIKLAHQDAGTEFKLGAKPTEFKGSKKVTEVVLDNGETIETDMVIVAVGVAPKTGMIEGVKLDESGAIEVDDRFQATENVYATGDIASFPYWQTGERIRIEHWRTAEQQGHTAADNMLGKDVPYRSAPFFWTNQVGMQLRYIGYCRNWDEIIIDGNLQRRKFLAFFVKDGQVRGCLGAGWDRDLAAVHELMRRNKLPEIDKLREGGIDFPGLL